The Gemmatimonadaceae bacterium genome has a segment encoding these proteins:
- a CDS encoding L-threonylcarbamoyladenylate synthase produces the protein MRRIEVDPLRPDEAIIRDAAAALRRGELVAFPTETVYGLGANALDAGAVDRIYAAKGRPSYNPLIVHLARAEEAQAVVAAWPQAAETLARAFWPGPLTLVLPKRETVPDAVTAGLTSVGVRVPRHPVAHALLVAAEIPVAAPSANRSMQVSPTTGAHVEKSLADAQGLILDAGSTPVGIESTVVDLTGDTPTLLRPGTISLPELEAIVGPMLIATAHAGSEARRSPGMLDKHYAPRARVLLVDADDVGVRLEHERAKVQRAGAMILRADVEPARTTVRMPASAAAYASQLYNTLHVLDDMGCDVIVIERVPDGPEWLGVRDRLERAAG, from the coding sequence GCGATCATTCGCGACGCCGCGGCGGCGTTGCGGCGCGGTGAGCTCGTGGCATTTCCCACCGAGACGGTCTACGGGCTGGGCGCCAACGCGCTCGACGCCGGCGCGGTCGATCGGATTTACGCCGCGAAGGGTCGGCCGAGCTACAACCCATTGATCGTGCATCTCGCGCGCGCTGAAGAGGCGCAAGCAGTCGTGGCCGCATGGCCGCAAGCAGCGGAGACTTTGGCGCGCGCGTTCTGGCCCGGACCGCTGACGCTCGTGCTGCCGAAGCGCGAGACCGTGCCTGATGCCGTCACCGCCGGTTTGACGTCGGTCGGCGTTCGCGTCCCCCGACATCCGGTAGCGCACGCGCTGCTCGTCGCCGCGGAGATTCCTGTGGCGGCTCCGAGCGCGAATCGTTCGATGCAGGTTTCGCCGACGACTGGCGCGCACGTCGAGAAATCGTTGGCGGACGCGCAGGGACTCATCCTGGACGCCGGTTCGACGCCGGTTGGCATCGAGTCGACGGTGGTTGACCTCACCGGCGATACGCCAACGCTATTGCGACCGGGTACGATCTCGCTCCCCGAGCTCGAGGCGATCGTCGGGCCGATGCTGATCGCGACCGCGCACGCCGGAAGCGAAGCGCGACGGTCGCCCGGCATGCTCGACAAACACTACGCGCCGCGCGCACGCGTACTGCTGGTGGATGCGGACGACGTCGGCGTGCGCCTCGAGCACGAACGCGCGAAGGTGCAGCGGGCCGGCGCGATGATTCTGCGCGCGGACGTCGAGCCGGCGCGGACCACCGTTCGCATGCCGGCGAGTGCCGCCGCGTACGCATCGCAACTGTACAACACCCTGCACGTGCTCGACGACATGGGCTGCGACGTGATCGTCATCGAGCGGGTGCCCGACGGGCCGGAGTGGTTGGGCGTCCGCGACCGGCTCGAACGCGCGGCAGGTTGA